GCTTCATTTCATTCACAATGACGATCAAGGTACGATCGTCTCCCCACCGTCATTGCGACCGCAGGGAAGCAAACTTCGTGTGTAGTCTCCGCGTCGCAGACATATGATGGCGTTGTTGGAGCGACTGTCGCCGACATCTGCTTCAGTCGCTTTCCGCTATCGCGGGCAAAAAAATACCGTGCGTTCGCACGGTACCCTTATTTTTCATAAATCTCCAACGGCAGCCCGTCAGGATCGGTAAAGAACGTAAACTTCTTTTTCGTGATCTCGTCCACGCGCACATCTTCTACCGGAACATGATGCTGGCGGAGCTTCTGGGCTTCGGCATCCACATCGTCTACCTCAAAAGCCAGGTGCCGTAAACCCTGTGCTTCAGGCCGCGATGGGCGAGGGGGAGGCGAGGGGAAGGTGAACAACTCGATCAGGTATTGGCCGTTCAGTGACAGGTCCAGCTTATACGACTGCCGCTCGAGCCGGTAAGTTTCCTTAATTACCTGGAAGCCCAAAACATCCGTATAGAAGGCTTTGGACCGCTCATAGTCGGAACAGATGATGGCAATATGGTGGACTTTATTCAGCTTCAACATAAACGGCTCATTGTATAAGTGGCCGCAAATCTAAAAAAATATTCTTTGCTGGCCGGATTATTG
This genomic interval from Chitinophaga horti contains the following:
- the gloA2 gene encoding SMU1112c/YaeR family gloxylase I-like metalloprotein, with translation MLKLNKVHHIAIICSDYERSKAFYTDVLGFQVIKETYRLERQSYKLDLSLNGQYLIELFTFPSPPPRPSRPEAQGLRHLAFEVDDVDAEAQKLRQHHVPVEDVRVDEITKKKFTFFTDPDGLPLEIYEK